Proteins from a genomic interval of Loxodonta africana isolate mLoxAfr1 chromosome 25, mLoxAfr1.hap2, whole genome shotgun sequence:
- the TLR5 gene encoding toll-like receptor 5: MGDQLELLFGVVLMAIPAFGISSCSFDRGIALYRFCNLTTVPQVPNSTERLLLSFNYIRTVTSMSFPFLEQLLLLELGSQFTPLTVDKEAFRNLPYLRILDLGYNQIDFLHPDAFQGLPHLFELRLFYCGLSDAVVKDGYFRNLESLTRLDLSKNQIGSLHLHPSFQELNSLKSIDFSFNQVSIVCENELKPLQGKMLSFFSLATNNLYSRVSVDWGKCRNPFRNMTLETLDVSDNGWTAAIIGNFSKAISGSQIFSLVLAHHIMGSGFGFHNIKDPDQNTFAGLARSSVIHLDLSHGYIFSLNFRLFETLKELKVLNLAHNKINKIVEGAFYGLDSLQVLNLSYNLLGELYNYNFNGLPKVSYVDLKQNHIGIIQDQTFRFLEDLNTLDLQDNALKTINFIPSIPNIFLGGNKLVTLPNIKLTANLIQLSENRLENLADLYFLLQVPHLQFLILNQNRLSSCSQRYTPAQNLSLERLFLGENMLQLAWENGFCWDVFKGLSHLQILHLNGNYLNLLPPGVFSDLTALRGLDLSFNRLTVLSPGDLPVNLKILDVSRNQLLSPDPNLFASLSAVDITHNSFVCECELSTFISWLNQTNVTLFGSPEDMSCKFPEVVSGVPLYSVSMEECDEEAALQSLKFSLFIFFTVMLILFLMTVLIVTKFRGFCFLCYKRAQRLVFKDHHKGLEADTTYRYDAYLCFSSKDFEWVQSALLKSLDVQYSDQNRFSLCFEERDFVPGENHLVNIQDAIWSSRKVVCLVSRHFLQDGWCLEAFTYAQGRCLSDLNSVLIMVVVGSLSQYQLMKHQPIRGFIQKQQYLRWPEDLQDVDWFLDKLSQQILKKEKEKKRANSIVLQTVTTIS, encoded by the coding sequence ATGGGAGACCAGCTTGAACTTCTCTTTGGAGTGGTGCTCATGGCCATTCCTGCATTTGGAATTTCTTCCTGCTCCTTTGATCGTGGGATAGCCTTATACCGTTTCTGCAACCTCACCACGGTTCCGCAGGTCCCCAATAGCACTGAGAGACTCCTGCTGAGCTTCAACTATATCAGGACAGTCACTTCCATGTCGTTCCCCTTCCTGGAGCAGCTGCTACTGCTAGAACTTGGGAGCCAGTTTACACCCTTGACTGTTGACAAAGAGGCCTTCAGAAACCTGCCCTATCTTCGCATCTTGGATCTGGGCTATAATCAGATAGACTTCTTGCATCCAGACGCATTTCAGGGACTGCCCCATCTATTTGAACTTAGATTGTTTTACTGTGGTCTTTCAGATGCTGTAGTCAAAGATGGTTATTTCAGAAATTTAGAGTCTTTAACTCGCCTGGACCTGTCCAAAAATCAGATTGGTAGCCTTCACCTTCATCCTTCTTTCCAGGAGTTGAATTCCTTGAAGTCCATAGACTTTTCCTTCAACCAAGTATCCATTGTATGTGAGAATGAGCTCAAGCCCCTCCAAGGGAAAATGCTCTCCTTCTTTAGCCTTGCAACTAATAACCTGTACAGTAGAGTCTCAGTGGACTGGGGAAAGTGCAGGAACCCATTCAGAAACATGACCCTAGAAACCCTAGATGTTTCTGATAATGGCTGGACAGCGGCCATCATAGGAAACTTTAGCAAAGCCATCAGTGGCAGCCAGATTTTTTCCTTGGTTCTTGCCCACCACATTATGGGTTCTGGGTTTGGCTTCCATAACATCAAAGACCCTGACCAGAACACATTTGCCGGCCTGGCCAGGAGCTCAGTGATACACCTAGACCTTTCACATGGATATATCTTCTCCTTGAACTTCCGGCTTTTTGAGACCCTCAAGGAGTTGAAGGTTCTGAACCTTGCCCACAACAAGATTAACAAGATTGTAGAGGGAGCCTTTTATGGACTCGACAGCCTCCAAGTTCTCAATCTGTCATATAACCTTCTGGGGGAACTTTATAATTATAATTTCAATGGACTACCAAAGGTAAGCTATGTTGACCTGAAACAGAACCACATTGGGATCATTCAGGACCAAACCTTCAGATTCCTGGAAGATTTAAATACCTTAGATCTCCAGGATAACGCTCTTAAAACAATTAATTTTATTCCAAGCATACCTAATATCTTCTTGGGTGGCAATAAACTCGTAACTCTGCCAAACATAAAACTAACAGCCAACCTCATCCAATTATCTGAGAACAGACTGGAAAACCTGGCTGATCTCTACTTTCTTCTCCAAGTGCCTCATCTTCAGTTTCTCATTTTAAACCAAAATCGCCTTTCCTCTTGTAGCCAAAGATATACCCCTGCACAGAATCTCAGCTTAGAAAGACTTTTCCTTGGAGAAAATATGCTGCAACTTGCCTGGGAAAACGGGTTCTGTTGGGACGTTTTTAAGGGGCTGTCTCACCTCCAAATACTGCATTTGAATGGTAACTACCTTAATCTCCTTCCACCAGGAGTATTTAGTGATCTGACTGCATTAAGGGGACTTGATCTCAGTTTCAACAGGCTGACGGTTCTTTCTCCTGGTGATTTACCTGTTAATTTAAAGATCCTGGATGTGTCCCggaaccagctcctgtctcctgaTCCTAATTTATTTGCATCACTTAGTGCTGTGGACATAACCCACAACAGTTTTGTCTGTGAGTGTGAACTTAGCACTTTTATCAGTTGGCTCAATCAAACGAATGTCACCCTATTTGGGTCCCCTGAAGACATGTCCTGCAAGTTCCCTGAGGTGGTCTCTGGGGTCCCCCTCTACTCTGTTTCCATGGAGGAGTGTGATGAAGAGGCAGCCTTACAGTCCCTAAAGTtttctcttttcatctttttcactgtgaTGTTGATACTCTTTCTCATGACTGTCCTCATAGTCACGAAGTTCCGggggttttgttttctctgttatAAGAGAGCCCAGAGACTGGTGTTCAAAGACCACCACAAGGGCCTGGAAGCTGACACAACGTACAGGTATGATGCTTACTTGTGCTTCAGTAGCAAAGACTTTGAATGGGTGCAGAGCGCTTTGCTCAAGAGCCTGGACGTTCAGTACAGTGACCAAAACAGATTCAGCCTGTGCTTTGAAGAAAGGGACTTTGTGCCGGGGGAAAACCACCTTGTCAACATCCAAGATGCCATCTGGAGCAGCCGAAAGGTTGTTTGCCTCGTGAGCAGACATTTCCTCCAAGATGGGTGGTGCCTTGAAGCCTTCACTTATGCCCAAGGCAGGTGCTTATCTGACCTCAACAGCGTCCTCATCATGGTGGTGGTCGGGTCTCTGTCCCAATACCAGCTGATGAAACACCAGCCCATCAGAGGATTCATACAGAAGCAGCAGTACTTGAGGTGGCCTGAGGATCTTCAGGATGTTGACTGGTTTCTTGATAAACTCTCTCAACAAATActcaagaaagaaaaggaaaagaagagagcCAATAGCATCGTATTGCAAACTGTAACAACCATCTCCTAG